A genomic window from Ruminiclostridium cellulolyticum H10 includes:
- a CDS encoding ABC transporter ATP-binding protein, which produces MYAIEAVNLTKKYGDFVANDNINLSIGKGEITAIVGENGAGKTTLMNMFFGLQRPTSGELLVNGKKVSFGSSLDAINCGLGMVHQHFKLVPSLTVFENILLGVEISRKINFSQKLKLGTPIIDKKCEKKYVQKIIEDYKFELNADDVVENISIGAKQRVEILKMLYRNVDILIFDEPTAVLTPQEVDELLLSFKELKKQGKTIILITHKLREVMEVSDKVIVIKRGKVVGSKATKDTNSAEIAKMMVGREVILNVSKEDKDVRENKVAYSVSKLSTQDNFGKKVIEDISFEIKEGEILGVAGVEGNGQSELVRVLSGLMESTEGSVHLYGKDITNKWPSSLRAAGIGIVPEDRYAQGLCKDMTILENIIAGYHRNKKVCKNGIMLKNEIEDTGNKLIEKYDIRIAEKNGNVSQLSGGNAQKIIVAREFDSDPKVLIVSQPTRGVDIGSIEFIHNKILDLRSENKAILLVSSELSEIMNLSDRIIVMYKGRIVGEVEGKKADSTKIGLLMAGLSLE; this is translated from the coding sequence ATGTATGCAATAGAAGCTGTTAATTTAACAAAAAAATATGGCGATTTTGTTGCTAACGACAATATAAACCTTTCTATCGGCAAAGGTGAAATTACCGCAATAGTCGGAGAAAATGGGGCAGGAAAAACAACTCTTATGAACATGTTTTTCGGACTACAGCGTCCCACAAGCGGCGAATTGCTTGTTAATGGAAAAAAGGTTTCATTTGGTTCTTCATTAGACGCCATTAATTGCGGCCTGGGTATGGTGCATCAGCATTTTAAGCTGGTGCCCAGCCTGACTGTTTTTGAAAACATACTACTTGGAGTCGAAATAAGCAGAAAAATAAATTTTTCTCAAAAACTTAAATTGGGGACTCCAATAATAGATAAGAAATGTGAAAAGAAATATGTACAGAAAATTATTGAGGATTACAAGTTTGAGCTAAATGCAGACGATGTAGTGGAAAACATTTCCATAGGAGCGAAGCAGCGTGTTGAGATTTTAAAAATGCTTTATCGTAATGTAGATATTCTTATATTCGACGAGCCTACTGCGGTTTTGACTCCTCAGGAGGTGGATGAGCTTTTATTAAGCTTCAAGGAGCTTAAGAAGCAGGGAAAGACAATTATACTGATTACTCACAAGCTGCGTGAGGTAATGGAAGTCAGCGACAAGGTTATTGTCATAAAACGTGGTAAGGTAGTGGGAAGTAAGGCAACCAAAGACACAAATTCGGCTGAAATAGCTAAAATGATGGTTGGCCGTGAAGTAATACTGAATGTAAGCAAGGAAGATAAGGATGTCAGGGAAAATAAGGTTGCCTATTCCGTAAGCAAATTATCTACCCAGGATAACTTCGGAAAGAAAGTTATTGAGGATATAAGCTTCGAAATAAAAGAAGGAGAAATTCTGGGCGTTGCAGGGGTAGAAGGTAACGGACAAAGTGAGCTTGTAAGAGTTCTTTCAGGACTAATGGAATCAACGGAAGGCTCGGTACACTTGTACGGTAAGGATATAACCAATAAATGGCCAAGTAGCCTGCGTGCAGCTGGCATTGGAATAGTTCCCGAAGACAGGTATGCTCAGGGTTTGTGCAAGGACATGACAATCCTAGAGAATATTATAGCCGGTTATCACAGGAACAAGAAAGTTTGCAAAAATGGAATCATGCTGAAAAATGAAATTGAAGATACAGGTAACAAGCTTATAGAAAAATATGATATCAGAATTGCTGAAAAGAACGGTAATGTATCACAGCTGTCCGGGGGAAATGCCCAGAAGATAATTGTGGCCAGAGAGTTCGATTCTGACCCAAAGGTACTCATAGTAAGCCAGCCTACCCGTGGTGTGGATATAGGCTCAATAGAATTTATTCATAATAAGATTCTGGACCTGAGAAGTGAAAACAAAGCGATTTTACTTGTTTCCAGTGAACTAAGCGAGATAATGAACTTGAGTGACAGGATAATAGTTATGTACAAAGGGCGTATTGTAGGGGAAGTTGAAGGTAAAAAGGCAGACAGCACTAAAATAGGGCTGCTAATGGCGGGACTATCCTTAGAATAA
- a CDS encoding ABC transporter permease, which yields MKKNNTLLKNISNVLFPVISALILGGILIAAIGENPFLTYSVMIKKSLFSLDGLLKTLHFASPLILTGLAIAITFKANIFNMGVEGQAVLGAFFAGVVGFTVKGLPPVLHITLCVLTGIVVGMLFALVPALLKAYFNVNEMVVTLMLNYVVVEIVKFLSQGVFKDPSSGYVSTYPIAESAMFKKIFDSNLTAFFFIALIVFAIMYVVFNKSKLGYEIKAIGKNPEFSEATGMNVSKKIIIIMLISGAVSGLAGAGFLMSEKYRFTLDFSGSPGLGWDGMLIALLGSHNPIGILVAAVFYAALKTGSDYIGVFTNVPKDIVGVIQGILILLLSVKFFNEKFHLFEKFKFLWKKSSSTDLNK from the coding sequence ATGAAGAAAAATAATACACTTTTAAAAAATATATCTAATGTTTTATTTCCGGTAATCAGTGCCCTTATATTAGGTGGGATTCTAATTGCTGCAATAGGTGAAAATCCTTTTTTGACCTATTCTGTAATGATTAAAAAATCTCTCTTCAGTCTGGACGGGCTCTTAAAAACCTTACACTTTGCATCACCATTAATTCTTACAGGGCTTGCAATTGCAATAACCTTTAAGGCAAATATCTTTAATATGGGTGTTGAGGGTCAGGCAGTGCTTGGTGCATTTTTTGCCGGAGTAGTAGGTTTTACTGTAAAGGGATTACCTCCGGTACTCCACATAACCTTATGTGTATTAACCGGTATTGTTGTAGGTATGCTTTTTGCACTTGTTCCGGCTTTACTAAAGGCATACTTTAATGTAAATGAGATGGTTGTAACACTTATGCTCAACTACGTTGTTGTTGAGATTGTAAAGTTTCTTTCCCAGGGAGTATTCAAAGACCCATCTTCCGGATATGTTTCAACCTATCCGATAGCGGAAAGTGCCATGTTTAAAAAAATATTCGATTCTAATCTGACTGCATTTTTCTTTATAGCACTTATAGTTTTTGCAATAATGTATGTGGTTTTCAATAAATCAAAGCTTGGATATGAAATAAAAGCTATCGGTAAAAACCCTGAGTTTTCGGAAGCCACGGGTATGAACGTCAGTAAAAAAATTATTATTATTATGCTTATAAGCGGTGCAGTAAGCGGATTGGCAGGAGCAGGGTTCCTTATGAGTGAGAAATACAGATTTACCCTTGATTTTTCAGGAAGCCCGGGATTGGGCTGGGACGGTATGCTCATTGCACTTCTTGGTAGTCATAACCCCATCGGAATACTGGTGGCAGCTGTATTCTATGCGGCACTGAAAACCGGAAGTGACTATATCGGCGTATTTACCAATGTTCCCAAAGACATTGTAGGTGTTATTCAGGGTATTTTGATACTGCTACTTTCTGTAAAGTTTTTTAATGAAAAGTTTCACTTGTTTGAGAAGTTTAAATTTTTGTGGAAGAAGTCTTCAAGTACAGACTTAAATAAATAG